One genomic segment of Amycolatopsis sp. Hca4 includes these proteins:
- a CDS encoding ABC transporter ATP-binding protein: MIGIRSVTKTFGALTALDDVSLDIADGTFLSLVGPSGSGKSTLLDLLGGLTTPTSGEVLIDGKPVRGPGLDRGVVFQQYALFPWRTAQANVEFGLEGGSLGKRQRAERAREHLALVELSGFEDRYPHELSGGMKQRVAIARSLAYDPAVLLMDEPFAALDAQTREQLQEELLRIWRRTGKTIVFITHGIDEAVYLGQRVAVLTSRPGRLKAVVDVDLGDRTGDVRSGTEFGRQRHRLWELLHDEVRKAAEHERSAVR, from the coding sequence GTGATCGGCATCCGCTCGGTGACCAAGACCTTCGGCGCACTCACCGCCCTCGACGACGTCTCCCTCGACATCGCCGACGGCACGTTCCTCTCCCTGGTCGGTCCCAGCGGCTCGGGCAAGTCGACGCTGCTGGACCTGCTGGGCGGGCTGACCACCCCGACCTCGGGCGAGGTGCTGATCGACGGCAAGCCGGTGCGCGGCCCCGGCCTCGACCGCGGGGTCGTCTTCCAGCAGTACGCGCTGTTCCCGTGGCGGACCGCCCAGGCCAACGTCGAGTTCGGCCTCGAAGGCGGCTCGCTCGGGAAGCGGCAGCGGGCGGAGCGGGCGCGTGAGCACCTCGCACTGGTCGAGCTGTCCGGCTTCGAGGACCGTTACCCGCACGAGCTGTCCGGCGGGATGAAGCAGCGCGTCGCGATCGCTCGCAGCCTGGCCTACGACCCCGCCGTGCTGCTGATGGACGAGCCGTTCGCCGCGCTCGACGCGCAGACCCGCGAGCAGCTGCAGGAGGAGCTGCTGCGGATCTGGCGCCGCACCGGCAAGACGATCGTGTTCATCACCCACGGCATCGACGAAGCCGTCTACTTGGGACAGCGGGTCGCGGTGCTGACCTCCCGGCCCGGCCGGCTGAAGGCCGTCGTCGACGTCGACCTCGGCGACCGCACCGGCGACGTGCGCTCCGGGACCGAGTTCGGCCGGCAGCGCCACCGGCTCTGGGAGCTGCTGCACGACGAGGTCCGCAAGGCGGCCGAACACGAACGGAGCGCGGTCCGATGA
- a CDS encoding hemerythrin domain-containing protein, protein MSTDAIVLLKNDHKTVEKLFKQFEKAEEDAYDEKRRIADSIIEELTVHAYIEEEIFYPAAREAVPETKDHVLESVEEHHVVVWMLSELLGMDPKDETFDAKVTVLTENVRHHVEEEEDEWFPEVRSAMGRKQLQELGQRMIDARPKAPKNPLELKSAKA, encoded by the coding sequence ATGTCGACCGACGCGATCGTGCTGCTCAAGAACGACCACAAGACCGTGGAGAAACTCTTCAAGCAATTCGAGAAGGCAGAGGAGGACGCGTACGACGAGAAGCGCCGGATCGCGGACTCGATCATCGAAGAGCTGACCGTCCACGCCTACATCGAAGAGGAGATCTTCTACCCGGCGGCGCGGGAAGCCGTGCCGGAGACCAAGGACCACGTCCTGGAAAGCGTCGAGGAGCACCACGTCGTGGTGTGGATGCTGTCCGAGCTGCTCGGCATGGACCCGAAGGACGAGACCTTCGACGCCAAGGTCACCGTGCTGACCGAGAACGTCCGCCACCACGTCGAAGAGGAAGAGGACGAGTGGTTCCCCGAGGTCCGCTCGGCGATGGGCCGCAAGCAGCTGCAGGAACTGGGCCAGCGGATGATCGACGCCCGCCCGAAGGCGCCGAAGAACCCGCTGGAGCTCAAGAGCGCCAAGGCCTGA
- a CDS encoding amidohydrolase, with amino-acid sequence MEWHEELHERADECIEHLEERLWAVATALHERPELSYEEHAAAERLTTELAADGFALETGVAGLPTAFVARVGEGRPCVALLLEYDALPGLGHACGHNLIAAAGLGAALAAKDVLGDTAGSLLAVGTPAEERGGGKVAMAEAGVFDDVDAALMVHPGVHSWSWAPLTAQVEVKVTFHGRAAHPTGDPEHGVDALAALIQAFGAVSALRQRLPAGSHVQGIITHGGEATNIVPDRAEGRFGLRALTTDALDRLVEDVTTCAEGAALATGTKAEVERLGRGYAHFRDNAVLSERFTEHLAACGIHATPPAPGVFLGSSDIGDVSVRVPAIHPFVAITAEEMSDHTPEFAAAAASPRGRAAMLASAAALARTVIDLRTHPALVSRAWDCFRDLARNGR; translated from the coding sequence ATGGAGTGGCACGAGGAGCTGCACGAGCGGGCCGACGAATGCATCGAGCACCTGGAGGAGCGCCTGTGGGCCGTCGCGACCGCGCTGCACGAGCGGCCGGAACTGTCCTATGAGGAGCACGCTGCCGCCGAACGGCTCACCACGGAACTGGCCGCGGACGGCTTCGCGTTGGAAACCGGGGTCGCCGGGCTCCCCACCGCGTTCGTCGCCCGCGTCGGCGAGGGGCGCCCGTGCGTCGCGCTGCTGCTCGAATACGACGCCCTGCCCGGCCTCGGGCACGCCTGCGGGCACAACCTGATCGCCGCGGCGGGCCTCGGTGCCGCACTGGCCGCCAAGGACGTCCTGGGGGACACCGCCGGCTCGCTGCTCGCGGTGGGCACGCCGGCCGAGGAACGCGGCGGCGGCAAGGTCGCCATGGCCGAGGCGGGCGTCTTCGACGACGTCGACGCGGCCCTGATGGTCCACCCTGGGGTCCACTCGTGGTCGTGGGCGCCGCTGACCGCCCAGGTGGAGGTGAAGGTGACCTTCCACGGCCGGGCCGCCCACCCGACCGGCGACCCGGAGCACGGCGTCGACGCCCTCGCCGCGCTGATCCAGGCCTTCGGCGCGGTCTCGGCCCTGCGCCAGCGGCTGCCGGCCGGGTCGCACGTCCAGGGGATCATCACCCACGGTGGCGAGGCGACGAACATCGTCCCCGACCGGGCCGAAGGCCGGTTCGGGCTGCGCGCGCTGACCACCGACGCGCTGGACCGCCTGGTGGAGGACGTCACGACGTGCGCGGAGGGCGCGGCGCTGGCGACCGGGACGAAGGCCGAAGTTGAACGCCTCGGCCGCGGGTACGCCCACTTCCGCGACAACGCGGTGCTCTCGGAGCGGTTCACCGAGCACCTGGCGGCGTGCGGGATCCACGCGACCCCGCCGGCGCCGGGGGTCTTCCTCGGGTCGTCGGACATCGGTGACGTCAGCGTCCGCGTCCCGGCGATCCACCCGTTCGTGGCGATCACGGCGGAGGAGATGTCGGACCACACGCCCGAGTTCGCCGCGGCCGCGGCGAGCCCCCGCGGCCGGGCGGCGATGCTGGCCTCGGCGGCGGCGCTGGCCCGCACGGTGATCGACCTGCGGACGCACCCGGCGCTGGTCAGCCGCGCGTGGGACTGCTTCCGGGACCTGGCCCGGAACGGGCGGTGA
- a CDS encoding LLM class flavin-dependent oxidoreductase yields MMHLNAFVMPNGHHEAAWRHPSTDPHRARTLQHYVDIARTAERGKLDSLFLADGVALWGNVKHNSHSHFEPLTLLSALAASTVHIGLIATASTTYNEPYHLARKFASLDHLSGGRAGWNIVTSAGIDEARNFNLAKRPPHDARYDRAEEFVEVVKKLWDSWDDDAAVVDRASGVYADTARIRAIAHDGPHFQVQGPLNIERPVQGHPLLVQAGSSETGKEYAARHAEAVFTAQQTFAEGKAFYDDVKGRLAKYGRTPDEIKILPGISPILGRTEAEARAREAELNALITPDYGLQQLSKMLDHDVTGYPLDGPLPEVGAFTEGGQSRFDLVVGLARREDLTIRQLLERLAGGRGHRVFAGTPVQVADELEAWFRGGAADGFNVMPPTLPGGLDDFVDLVVPELQRRGLFRTEYSGTTLREHYGLARPVNRNRVKEPA; encoded by the coding sequence ATGATGCACCTCAACGCGTTCGTGATGCCGAACGGGCACCACGAAGCCGCGTGGCGGCACCCCTCGACCGACCCGCACCGGGCCCGGACGCTGCAGCACTACGTGGACATCGCGCGCACCGCCGAGCGCGGCAAGCTCGACTCGCTCTTCCTCGCCGACGGCGTCGCGCTGTGGGGCAACGTCAAGCACAATTCCCACAGCCACTTCGAACCGCTGACGCTGCTCTCGGCGCTCGCCGCCTCCACAGTCCACATCGGACTGATTGCGACCGCGTCGACGACCTACAACGAGCCCTACCACCTGGCCAGGAAGTTCGCTTCGCTCGACCACCTCTCCGGCGGCCGCGCGGGCTGGAACATCGTCACCTCGGCGGGCATCGACGAGGCCCGCAACTTCAACCTGGCCAAGCGCCCGCCGCACGACGCGCGGTACGACCGGGCCGAGGAGTTCGTCGAGGTCGTCAAGAAGCTCTGGGACAGCTGGGACGACGACGCCGCGGTCGTCGACCGGGCGAGCGGGGTCTACGCCGACACCGCCCGGATCCGCGCGATCGCCCACGACGGCCCGCACTTCCAGGTCCAGGGACCGCTCAACATCGAACGGCCGGTGCAGGGCCACCCGCTGCTCGTCCAGGCCGGCTCGTCGGAAACCGGCAAGGAGTACGCGGCCCGGCACGCCGAGGCGGTGTTCACGGCGCAGCAGACCTTCGCAGAAGGCAAGGCGTTCTACGACGACGTCAAGGGCCGGCTCGCGAAGTACGGCCGCACGCCGGACGAGATCAAGATCCTGCCCGGCATCTCGCCGATCCTCGGGCGCACCGAAGCCGAGGCACGGGCGCGCGAGGCCGAGCTGAACGCGCTGATCACCCCGGACTACGGGCTGCAGCAGCTGTCGAAGATGCTCGACCACGACGTCACCGGCTACCCGCTGGACGGCCCGCTGCCGGAGGTCGGCGCCTTCACCGAAGGCGGCCAGAGCCGGTTCGACCTGGTCGTCGGCCTGGCCCGGCGCGAAGACCTCACCATCCGGCAGCTGCTGGAACGGCTGGCAGGCGGGCGCGGGCACCGCGTCTTCGCCGGCACCCCGGTCCAGGTCGCCGACGAGCTGGAGGCGTGGTTCCGCGGCGGCGCCGCCGACGGCTTCAACGTCATGCCGCCCACCCTGCCCGGCGGGCTCGACGACTTCGTCGACCTCGTCGTCCCGGAACTGCAGCGGCGCGGCCTGTTCCGCACCGAGTACTCCGGCACCACCCTGCGCGAGCACTACGGCCTCGCGCGGCCCGTCAACCGCAACCGAGTGAAGGAGCCCGCATGA
- a CDS encoding ABC transporter substrate-binding protein, which yields MKKTLPLFAAALLLLAGCASATATGAPGQPEKLELRYQGSANAVTLPELAEDLGYFGPVKLKWVGNTISGPQDIQSAATDQTDFGGAFTGAVVKLVEAGAPVKAVVNYYGSDDKTFLGFYAKEDSPIRTARDLIGKKVGVNTAGANLEAVLDTWLKGQGLSDAEIKQVQLVVIPPVNAEQALRNGQLDVAALQGILQDHAVAAGGVHPLFTDVGAFGPYNGGPYVLRTDFIKKYPETTKIFVSAVARAIEWERTTPRDEVIARFTKIVKARGRNESTDTLKFWKSVGITRGGLISDTDYTRWEPWLKEEGYLKHDKIDTAKLYTNEFNPYRDGAPAVTK from the coding sequence GTGAAGAAAACCCTGCCCCTGTTCGCCGCCGCCCTGCTCCTGCTGGCCGGCTGCGCTTCGGCGACGGCCACCGGTGCGCCCGGGCAACCGGAGAAGCTGGAACTGCGCTACCAAGGCAGCGCGAACGCCGTGACCCTGCCCGAGCTCGCCGAAGACCTCGGCTACTTCGGCCCGGTCAAGCTGAAGTGGGTCGGCAACACGATCAGCGGCCCCCAGGACATCCAGTCGGCGGCCACCGACCAGACCGACTTCGGCGGCGCCTTCACCGGCGCGGTCGTCAAGCTCGTCGAGGCGGGTGCGCCGGTCAAGGCGGTCGTCAACTACTACGGCTCCGACGACAAGACCTTCCTCGGCTTCTACGCCAAGGAGGACAGCCCGATCCGGACCGCACGCGACCTGATCGGCAAGAAGGTCGGCGTCAACACGGCCGGGGCGAACCTCGAGGCCGTGCTCGACACCTGGCTGAAGGGGCAGGGCCTCTCCGACGCCGAGATCAAGCAGGTGCAGCTCGTCGTCATCCCGCCGGTGAACGCCGAGCAGGCGCTGCGCAACGGCCAGCTCGACGTCGCTGCGCTGCAGGGCATCCTGCAGGACCACGCCGTCGCGGCCGGCGGGGTGCACCCGCTGTTCACCGATGTCGGCGCGTTCGGCCCGTACAACGGCGGGCCGTACGTGCTGCGCACCGACTTCATCAAGAAGTACCCGGAGACCACGAAGATCTTCGTCTCCGCCGTGGCGCGGGCCATCGAGTGGGAGCGCACCACCCCGCGCGACGAGGTGATCGCCCGCTTCACGAAGATCGTGAAAGCCCGCGGCCGCAACGAAAGCACCGACACGCTGAAGTTCTGGAAGAGCGTCGGCATCACCCGCGGCGGCCTCATCTCCGACACCGACTACACCCGCTGGGAGCCGTGGCTCAAGGAGGAGGGCTACCTCAAGCACGACAAGATCGACACCGCCAAGCTCTACACCAACGAGTTCAACCCCTACCGCGACGGCGCGCCGGCGGTGACCAAGTGA
- a CDS encoding ABC transporter permease: MTTTLEAPTVHTGLTETPPRPRRFAKKLTRAVHASAAVVLFALLWELVPRFVLDEGTRTFLPPLSEDLQALWQLVLDGELADHLLASVGRSAAGFAVAVAVAVPLGLLIGWYRPVARFLQPLLELARNTAALALLPVFTLLLGIGELSKVSLVVYACVWPVLLNTIAGVNSVDPLLVKAARSLGLSSPRLFRKVILPSAVPTVFTGIRMAASYSILVLVAAEMVGAKAGLGYLINTSQVNFQIQQMYAGIIAVSLLGVLVNAGFVGLERRFSTWRPKEQA; this comes from the coding sequence ATGACCACCACCCTGGAGGCCCCCACCGTCCACACCGGACTCACGGAGACCCCGCCGCGACCGCGCCGGTTCGCGAAGAAGCTCACCCGGGCGGTGCACGCCTCGGCCGCGGTCGTGCTGTTCGCGCTGCTCTGGGAGCTGGTCCCCCGGTTCGTCCTCGACGAGGGCACCCGGACGTTCCTGCCGCCGCTGTCGGAAGACCTGCAGGCCCTCTGGCAGCTCGTGCTCGACGGCGAGCTCGCCGACCACCTGCTGGCCAGCGTCGGCCGGTCCGCGGCCGGGTTCGCCGTGGCCGTGGCCGTCGCGGTCCCGCTCGGGCTGCTGATCGGCTGGTACCGGCCGGTCGCGCGGTTCCTGCAGCCCCTGCTGGAGCTGGCCCGCAACACCGCCGCGCTGGCGCTGCTGCCGGTGTTCACGCTGCTGCTGGGCATCGGCGAGCTGTCGAAGGTCAGCCTGGTGGTCTACGCCTGCGTGTGGCCGGTGCTGCTCAACACGATCGCCGGGGTCAACTCGGTCGACCCGCTGCTGGTCAAGGCGGCCCGCTCGCTGGGGCTGTCCAGCCCGCGGCTGTTCCGGAAGGTGATCCTGCCCTCGGCCGTGCCGACGGTGTTCACCGGCATCCGGATGGCGGCGTCCTACTCGATCCTCGTCCTGGTCGCCGCCGAGATGGTCGGCGCGAAGGCCGGGCTTGGCTACCTGATCAACACGAGCCAGGTCAACTTCCAGATCCAGCAGATGTACGCCGGGATCATCGCGGTCTCGCTGCTCGGCGTGCTCGTCAACGCCGGTTTCGTCGGCCTCGAACGGCGGTTTTCCACCTGGCGACCCAAGGAGCAGGCATGA
- a CDS encoding TauD/TfdA family dioxygenase has protein sequence MTTIGTDVRKLTGRIGAEIVGFDPAGDLDAAQVAFLTDALHEHKALVFRNVRLDDEGQQRFAAHFGELTKAHPTVPAVEGAPTILPVDSEQGRANHWHTDVTFVLNPPKASTLRSLVVPPYGGETLIANAAAAYRDLPEPLRAFADTLRAVHTNDYDYVQPPETVDEKEQARRAQFVSRKYRTVHPVVRVHPVTGERGLFIGGFAQRIEGLSVSESRDLLRLLQSYVTRPENVVRVAWEPDQLVLFDNRITQHYAIDNYDGLPRRLNRVTVAGDIPAGIDGRRSESLEGDASHYTSVA, from the coding sequence ATGACCACCATCGGTACCGACGTCCGCAAGCTGACCGGGAGGATCGGCGCCGAGATCGTCGGCTTCGACCCCGCCGGCGACCTCGACGCCGCGCAGGTGGCGTTCCTGACCGACGCCCTGCACGAGCACAAGGCCCTGGTGTTCCGGAACGTCCGGCTCGACGACGAGGGCCAGCAGCGGTTCGCCGCGCACTTCGGCGAGCTGACCAAGGCGCACCCGACGGTGCCCGCCGTCGAGGGCGCGCCGACGATCCTGCCCGTCGACAGCGAGCAGGGCCGCGCCAACCACTGGCACACCGACGTCACCTTCGTGCTCAACCCGCCGAAGGCCAGCACGCTGCGCAGCCTGGTGGTGCCGCCCTACGGCGGCGAGACGCTGATCGCGAACGCCGCCGCGGCCTACCGGGACCTGCCGGAACCGTTGCGCGCCTTCGCCGACACGCTGCGGGCGGTGCACACCAACGACTACGACTACGTCCAGCCGCCGGAGACGGTGGACGAGAAGGAGCAGGCCCGGCGGGCGCAGTTCGTCTCGCGCAAGTACCGGACCGTGCACCCGGTGGTCCGGGTGCACCCGGTGACCGGCGAGCGCGGCCTGTTCATCGGCGGGTTCGCCCAGCGGATCGAGGGCCTGTCGGTGAGCGAGTCACGCGACCTGCTGCGGCTGCTGCAGTCCTACGTCACGCGGCCGGAGAACGTCGTGCGGGTGGCGTGGGAGCCGGATCAGCTGGTGCTGTTCGACAACCGGATCACCCAGCACTACGCGATCGACAACTACGACGGCCTGCCCCGCCGGCTCAACCGCGTCACGGTGGCGGGCGACATCCCCGCCGGCATCGACGGGCGCCGCAGTGAGTCGCTCGAAGGGGACGCTTCGCACTACACCTCGGTGGCCTAG